The genomic stretch TTTTGGCTTTTAGGACTTAAGGCTTAATACATAAGGGCAGGGTAATTTCGATATAAAATTACATGTTTGAATGATGAGGTCATTACTTAACACGACTATTTAATGGAAATGATACaattaaaagtttttttttaaattaaaaaaaaacccattaataTTTATGAAAGTACGTTGAAGAGCTGATATTAGGTCATAACCTAGAGGGggagaatgtaattttctttttaattttatataaatataagcAAACTCATGACCAAGTCACCAAGTAGTGGCCGCtcttgtgtgtgtttgtgttaaTCATCACAAATTAATTCATACTATACTCAACCCAACGCAACCTTTTCCTAGTTGCAAATTGGTAGATGTTTGAAAACAACTAAAGTTGCGGCAGCTCCAAAGTCTTGCAGATCAAAATATTCATATTTACcaattgcattaaaaaaaaaaaaataataataagtaaataaataatatgtaTTTCTTCACGACTCTTTAGCTGAAGAAGTTTGTATGCATCACCCACACCGACCTGCCTTTTTTAAATCAGGAAATCATGATCTGTGATATCAGCAAATAACAGGACGCTAGCggaaattaatgaaattataaCTTAAAAGTCATCGGACAATTGGATGGGATCCTTTGTACCTTGACACGTCTTTTACAACGCAGATTTAAAGGTTGTAAATATCTTGGGCCGTGCTTCCATGTCTTGAACTGTATGTTTGAGGACTCCCAACTTTTGAATTTGGTCATATATTTCTCTTGTTCTCCTCCcctttattctcttatttttagaGATCGATTTTCTCACATAGATCTATATGAAACGTGTTCAGCACTTTAGTCAtcgtcatatatatatatatatatagaatcaATTATcgaatatttttttgggtaataatTATCCAATatctattatttttaattttggtgAATAATCCAATAGTTGAACTGTTGATTATGAAATCTTcctttcactttattttttttaattacctgCGTTTCAATTTTTTGGGTTCTTGACTTGCATATGTGAAattgataaaattatttttggTACGTATAATCATTCTTGAATCCTCAAATTAAGGGCCTCTGGGTGGGTGTCAAATTTCAGTACAAATTAGGCAGATCGATCTAAATTGATCAGAAATAGTGTTAAACTAAATTCTTAATGGATCGAtttcaatttggggtttttgaggAATGAAgcaaaaaccaaatcaaaaataggggaaaactgaaaaacaaaaagaagtttttttttttcattatttctttatattttcgGGCCCTCGGTCTTGGATTGTatgtttaatttgtttctctttttctaaTCTATAAGGTGGTTTCCTTGTCATTATTGTGCTATATTGAATaaatttatttacaaaaaaGGTTGACCCACCTTTAGGGTGCTTAACATGTGTCATCCTTTCTTTTTACCCTTGGGAAAAAACTGCCTTAGCCTCCTCTATCTAGCACTCTAGAACTGTGATTGGTGCATGTTGCTAGATTACCGAGAATCGACAGCATGCCCAACTCTCTCCCtagataaataaagaaaagaaatctttcATTCCCCTAtatattttacttttaaaatgCCATTATTCTCTCCGACAATTCAAAAGTCAAACGTCAACATTTTCTATTCACCATAGGCGGGCGAAGGACAAAttgatcagaaaaaaaaaaaagcgtcaTGCTCTTGAAAAACAATGGTAATTAGAAGGAGAATttattatcactcccctacacttagtctatatttactaaaactcccatACCTTTTACTATTTTTTGTAATGCTCCCCTGCTTTTACACTTTTATATCTCTTActcccctgctctttttaaatgccCAGATTGcccctccttttcacttgtaacctattaaacttttttcatattgattggttcaaattgATTGGGAATGAAAACCAATACTTTACATGAGTCCCATTCCTCTATTAGAGGGTGGTGAGTTCCGATAAATTTAAGTCTCTTTCCATTGGGGAAGGATCAAGTGGTCTGTATCCGTATTGGTTGAGAACGATACATATCCAATTCttttatcaaattatttttttataattttttaatctcTAAAACTATGTGTCACAATCCTAACGGGGAATGTAACATTAAATTCGATATCGATCCGAATTAGTATCGATTGAGATCGATAACAACCcaataccgataaaaaaaatagatactaagcttgtgatgatggatgatacaaaagaaaaaaaataataaacttgatgatggatgaaacaaaaaaactaataaataaataatatctttaagtgactcaatactaatgcatttaaaaaaaaaataaaaaaatagaaaatagaaaaataatgctATGAGAGCCCAAGGAGATGTTTGAGTTTCAGCTAACAAAGCAACATTTAACTAAGTAATAATAGAAGGACAAAGCCAATTGACTGTTTTCTTAGATTAGTAAAAACAtgttttgaacaaaaaaattaaaaaaatttttaatagattacaagtaaaaaagaagggtaatttgggtatttaagaagaataggagagaaagagacaTAGAAATCCAAAAACAGgggagtatcagaaaaaaagtaaaaaataggaaacttttagtaaatataggtcaAGTGTAGGGAAGTGATAATAAAGTTCCCGAATTGGAATCTTCAAAGACGTGCCTATCTTCAATGGTATACGTGGACcatttgatttcattttagTAATTCTTCAATGATATATTTTCTCTCCAAATTCCATTTttgtcaaaataaaaataacacgaCTCCATTTCTTCAAACCTCGTGCCATGAATATTCCTACCTCAATACTAAACCCATACGATGTATATATAGAGCTATAAACCAGTGTTAATTCCATATCTGTAAGCTCTGTAATATTAGAGAAGAAAAGCTATGTCACCAGTAATGGCATCTCTGCAGGCTCTCCTGTCTGCACCCTTCAATCATTTCATCCATGGCGACTTTCATTGGGTTGTCTCTAGAATGACCCTCTTGgataaacttctttttttggtatttaATCGTTTCTTCATAACGAATAATCCTTTTATTATGTAGGAATTTCCAACTTTGTTCATGCTTTCTGTGTGTGTTGATGCAGATAATGCACACCATTGATAAGCTTGGGATATGGCATCGTTTACCAGTGTTCTTGGGGTTGATATATCTGGCCATCCGGAGACACCTTCACCAAGAATATAACCTACTTAACGTGGGAAGTACACCGATTGGAGTCCGATTTAACCCGGTTGATTACCCTTATAGAACAGCAGATGGGACTTATAATGATCCTTTCAACGAAGGTGCAGGTGGTCAGGGCACCTTCTTTGGCCGGAATATTCCTCCAGTTGATCAGAAGCATGAGGTATTCCCTAGTACcacttcttcttattttctcttataTACAAAGCTTGTTTTCATGCTTCACCTTCGCATGTATGTGGAAGCTATGACCTCAAGCATCTAGTCATGCACTTTACCCTCTCTCTCATCAAAAGTGTTTCACCTAAGCTCTttcaagaattcaagatttCAAGTTTCGAGTTTAAATTTCTGGTTGATCACCCACTAACCCTAATATATGGTATTGGGAGAAAGTTGAACTGTAGCAGGTACGCTGGGAACGACAATGTTTTCAGTTGGGTATATTTGATTGGGATGGTGTTACGATCACATATCAGTCATATAGTCATATGAGGGGTTGATTTTACATCAGTTGTGAAAATAATTTGGcatgattttgatttctctcACTTTGTAGTTTATGTGTTGGGTTCTCCTAATATTCATCAGTGGTATCAAAGTAATCGATTCTTGATCTCAAACTTCGCTTAGAAGGAGTGACTTGATGACAGGGTGAAATCCCTAAGAAAAGACTACCAGTTATCCCTTAAAAAGGATTAACTCTTCTAGAACCTATCGCTTGACAAAGATCCTAGATTAGATGAAGCTCCCCAGAGTGAAGCTCCTGAAAAAGGACCACCTGATTCATAATGAGCAGCCATGAATATTGGTTAGTCTTGGCTGATTTTTCCCAAGGTTCCTATTGTAAGAATTAAGTATTTCTCCTATATCATTAATGACGTCACACACGATTACAATTAGCAAGAACACTCGAACAACTTTACTGACCTCACATGATTAGTGACAGAATACACTAACGTACGCTAAGGTGAACATTAGTCCTTGACACATATAAGATGGTTCAGCTCCCCTGTCTTTACTCGGTTGGGAATCCTGTTTTCAAACTAAAAAGGGTTtcaacacttttttttcttggtaaacaGTCAACCGTTCTGTCTTGTTCTGGTTGCTCGATTCTAAACTACATCCCAGCCCCTTCTTTTGGTTCCTAGCCTATCTTCCAACCCTAATCAATAAAGAGTAGTCATATAGTTGACTCAAGACTATTcaagatattttttatttaatattttaaatgtaatataaatattcaaaaattaaaaatttcattaacagaaataaaataattattgcTGAATGGAGACATATACTCTTTTTTATCTTAATTATGATGAAGTGAGAAGAATTTACTTATGAATACATGTTTTTTCTTATCAAAACAGTGAATTGAGTGACTAATAAAGCAAGTTGAATAATCACGAGGGGTAGTCGAGTTGACAAGAGATCTTTGCCTCAGAAAGTGTATGGTTCTGAGTTCGATTTTTCATATCTCCTAGGGGTCACTTacatggggtgtttagtactcttcattaCTTtaagtaaaagttgaatggttctcattcaactctgGTATTACCCCGATCTATGTGATTGTCAGGTCAGTATGGGCTTGTTGGACTAGTTAGGCCTTCGGCCTTCATActtgtcattaaaaaaaaaaaacatgattatgTAATAGATTAaactatgagagagagagagagagaattttattGTTTCTGTTTTATCTTATTTGTTGATTTAGGAACGATAGTAAAATTTAGGCGATAAAAAGGGATCGAGCAGCTCAGCTAAATTGGCTTCAGAGGCTAATATTTTTCTCTAAAAACTCTGCTACAAATTTAGGATCATAGATAAATATTTTGACAAGTTGAGATGTATAACCTATTTTATTTCAGGGATAATGTTCTTTATCCATGAGAGGAGTGTAGTGCATGCTAGTGTCTTATGTGTCTATTCTATTTAAGTGCATGCTAGAGTCTCATATATCTGCCTTTTCATTGTGcgaggagagagacagagacacgAGACATTATTTTTTGCTATGCAATTaaataggctatgtttggtagcaagggaaattaaagggaagagaagtaaaaaatttcaaacctaaaagagaaaatttcCTATAAGAGAagattttgtaatcattatcccatataTATGATAGTACAAACTACataaatttcttaccatatttagtaatgataaaacttacatgtaatttttattttacttttcatacTAAAGGTAATTAGATGCAAAGTCGAagtaatcaaatatggaatgattttgtGTTATTGGTATAGTTATATGGGttaatgatttttctattttaagttagaaaatttcacttcccttccctttaattccccttacaaccaaacgaaGCCATATAGAACTTAATCCCTTTAATTTTTCATAAGATGGAAACAACTacatattattttcatttttataaaggaatatatatttttttcttttggcaaatggaaaatataaagggattttcttattggtaCCTTCAAGGTGTACACCACATTTTTTGTCCTTTTGGTATGACAATTTTTTCTTCGCCTATTAGGGTAATAGTGTCATTTTACATGTGCACTTGCACGACAATGATAATTTTTGATAGGCATAATGATGCcactttcaacttatttttgaaaacccttttatacccttatcttataattttttttttaaaataaaataaggaataatTAGGAGGTGTCAAGTTATAAGTACACCTATAGACATGTCATTTAGACACCCCCATAAATGTAATGAAGTTTTTGTAACAGTACcaccctctttctctccctccctcatgcttctagaaattggattaaaatTGGCTCATTTGAATTGGAATTGGCTGACCCCAATTTCAGTTATATCTGATTCCTGCAACCATCTCTTGAATCGGCTATGAATACACTTGGATAATCATTTTTGCACTTGTTCCATCTTTTAGGTAGTAAAATATCTATCACAAACGATTTGTAGAAagatccatctctctctctctctctctctctctctctatgtgtgtgtgtgttacccctACCACCCACttgttaatgatttttgttcttttggcATTGTATAGCAGCTAAAGCCAGATCCAATGGTCGTGGCCACGAAACTTTTAGCCCGGAGGAAGTTCATAGACACGGCGAAACAATTTAACGTGATCGCGGCTTCTTGGATTCTGTTCATGATACACGATTGGCTTGATCACATGGAGGACACCAACCAGGTGATCTGCTACTTTAATCCAGGACTGTATCATATTATTGATATCAATAGAATAACTCTCATGCAAGGGTGGTGCATCGTATGTATTAAATCCACACAATTCATGCAGGTAGAGCTCACAGCACCAAGGGAAGTAGAGAAGCAGTGTCCACTCAAAGAATTCAGATTCTACAAGACCAAGGAGGTCCCAACTGGTTTCTATGACATAAAGAATGGTACTTTGAACACCCGAACACCTTGGTGGTAAGTTATAAGAGCCTTGGACTTACAAAGTTGAGTTGTGAGTATATGAGTTtggtaggggtgaaacaggactggatttcttaaaatcctaatcCAACCTTAGGTCCTCCAAATTCAACCTGGGCCTAACCCAATCTTATTGAGTTCATGTTCAAGCCCAACTCTGCCGAGTTCATACCAAACCAACCCGGCCCtgaggttgggttgggctgagcTTGGTTGGGTTGACCTTCACTTCTATAATGTTTGGATTAAtcttgattgacatgtttttgTCATCTAtatcttatatattaaaaaattatagaaaaataaaacaccaaTAGGAGTCCTAAGTTCTATTATAAAAATTCAGAGTTAAATTTTGGGCGGGACTAAGGCCTCAACTCAAGTCCGACCCAATCCTAACCCAGAATAAGGGGTTTTCAACCTTAACCtgccctgaaaaaaaaaaaaaaaggcccaaGTCTTATTTAAGTTCAAGACACGCTCAAGGTGGACCAAGACGATTGTCAAGAACAAACTTTCACCCTGAGAATTTGGTTTGTGATGGTCTATTATTagtatcattattattattgggaAATGTGAAGGGATGGAGGCTCAGTATACGGAAGCAATGCAAAAGGTCTGGAGAAAGTGAGGACCTACAAAGATGGGAAGCTCAAGATATCGGAGGAGGACGGCCTTCTCTTACATGACGAAGATGGGAGGGCCATTTCCGGCGTTGTGCGCAACAGTTGGGCAGGTGTGTCCACCTTGCAGGCACTTTTTGTGAAGGAACACAATTCCGTGTGTGACACCCTCAAGAAGGAATACCATGACCTTGAAGACGAAGACCTCTACCGCCATGCAAGACTCGTCACTTCTGCCGTCATCGCCAAGATCCACACCATTGATTGGACTGTCGAGCTCCTTAAGACAGATACATTGCTCGCATCTATGCGCACCAATTGGTgagccactctctctctctctct from Macadamia integrifolia cultivar HAES 741 chromosome 11, SCU_Mint_v3, whole genome shotgun sequence encodes the following:
- the LOC122094355 gene encoding alpha-dioxygenase 1-like isoform X2; this encodes MSPVMASLQALLSAPFNHFIHGDFHWVVSRMTLLDKLLFLIMHTIDKLGIWHRLPVFLGLIYLAIRRHLHQEYNLLNVGSTPIGVRFNPVDYPYRTADGTYNDPFNEGAGGQGTFFGRNIPPVDQKHELKPDPMVVATKLLARRKFIDTAKQFNVIAASWILFMIHDWLDHMEDTNQVELTAPREVEKQCPLKEFRFYKTKEVPTGFYDIKNGTLNTRTPWWDGGSVYGSNAKGLEKVRTYKDGKLKISEEDGLLLHDEDGRAISGVVRNSWAGVSTLQALFVKEHNSVCDTLKKEYHDLEDEDLYRHARLVTSAVIAKIHTIDWTVELLKTDTLLASMRTNWYGILGKKFKDTFGHVGGAILGGLVGLKKPENHGVPYSLTEEFVSVYRMHSLLPDYLLVRNLSASPGPNKSPPLLKKVPIANLIGINGEKTLSEIGFERQMVSMGHQACGALELFNYPMWLRDLIPQNPDGTDRPDHVDLPALELYRDRERKVARYNEFRRGVMLIPISKWEDLTDDVEAIHTLREVYGDDVEQLDLLVGLMAEKKIKGFAISETAFVIFIVMASRRLEADRFFTSYFNEETYTKKGLKWVNTTESLRDVIHRHYPEITDTWMNSTSAFSVWDSPPNSPNLVPLYLRIPQ
- the LOC122094355 gene encoding alpha-dioxygenase 1-like isoform X1 — translated: MSPVMASLQALLSAPFNHFIHGDFHWVVSRMTLLDKLLFLIMHTIDKLGIWHRLPVFLGLIYLAIRRHLHQEYNLLNVGSTPIGVRFNPVDYPYRTADGTYNDPFNEGAGGQGTFFGRNIPPVDQKHEQLKPDPMVVATKLLARRKFIDTAKQFNVIAASWILFMIHDWLDHMEDTNQVELTAPREVEKQCPLKEFRFYKTKEVPTGFYDIKNGTLNTRTPWWDGGSVYGSNAKGLEKVRTYKDGKLKISEEDGLLLHDEDGRAISGVVRNSWAGVSTLQALFVKEHNSVCDTLKKEYHDLEDEDLYRHARLVTSAVIAKIHTIDWTVELLKTDTLLASMRTNWYGILGKKFKDTFGHVGGAILGGLVGLKKPENHGVPYSLTEEFVSVYRMHSLLPDYLLVRNLSASPGPNKSPPLLKKVPIANLIGINGEKTLSEIGFERQMVSMGHQACGALELFNYPMWLRDLIPQNPDGTDRPDHVDLPALELYRDRERKVARYNEFRRGVMLIPISKWEDLTDDVEAIHTLREVYGDDVEQLDLLVGLMAEKKIKGFAISETAFVIFIVMASRRLEADRFFTSYFNEETYTKKGLKWVNTTESLRDVIHRHYPEITDTWMNSTSAFSVWDSPPNSPNLVPLYLRIPQ